The proteins below are encoded in one region of Fulvia fulva chromosome 9, complete sequence:
- a CDS encoding Tripeptidyl-peptidase sed3, which translates to MAKSSSSLRALYIVCLALAGGVYGAPPTTPSGTPTRAPQRISPGFQRLGVSQQSIPYEFTMALKGAQLDQLDSRMVQIAQSGGEWLTTEELTQYTAPAPSSIADIRSLLTSHGIPEDAISFSKLQDFVTVQGTVDQVNKIFATQLVDWTRPTDGQTVRRAKEYTVPAAIAEHVIDVSPIAFFAPPPSTVHEPRQLDAISMENEKRAAPGSCNLQTVTPECRRDLYGLSSYTPKPVAGAIDISVLGLNGDAASQADLTTFLETYRSDASGYQLPIAAANGAQPDQNNPSAESNLDVQTTVSATYPLVNQFVSFRQSTADGFAEGMQYYIDLADSDRPGVVSISYAANEIDYSESQAQAMCAVAQKLTALGTTVVVGSGDNGVDTVQGYTALSCADSFFPTYPSGCPYILTTSATQDFSPEFAVNTTISRFWTGSGFSNLFPAPSYQSAYTSAYVDSLGSRSAGKYNKAGRGIPDVSAQGSNYPISFNGQFVVAGGTSAATPLMAAVLALINDARRAVGKGRVGYVHPTIYGSQGAFTDIISGAAFGCPAPDEDTGLYTSVGWDAVTGLGTPIFSGLRSLFGA; encoded by the exons ATGGCCAAGTCATCTTCTTCGCTCCGAGCGCTGTACATTGTTTGCCTCGCACTTGCTGGGGGCGTGTATGGTGCTCCACCGACCACCCCTTCGGGCACACCAACGCGAGCACCTCAAAGGATCTCTCCCGGCTTCCAGCGACTTGGGGTATCACAGCAATCAATACCGTATGAGTTCACAATGGCGCTCAAAGGTGCTCAGCTGGACCAGCTTGATTCCCGCATGGTGCAGATCGCGCAGTCGGGCGGTGAATGGCTGACCACGGAGGAACTCACTCAGTACACTGCACCTGCGCCCAGCTCCATCGCAGATATCAGATCTCTGCTCACGTCTCACGGCATCCCGGAGGATGCCATCTCATTCTCCAAGTTGCAAGACTTTGTGACTGTCCAGGGTACCGTGGACCAAGTCAACAAAATCTTCGCCACCCAGCTTGTGGATTGGACACGCCCTACCGATGGACAGACTGTCCGCCGCGCCAAGGAGTACACCGTCCCTGCAGCTATCGCTGAACACGTTATCGACGTCAGCCCCATCGCCTTTTTtgcccctcctccttctACCGTGCATGAACCACGACAGCTCGATGCGATCAGTATGGAGAACGAAAAGCGTGCTGCCCCTGGGTCTTGCAACCTCCAGACGGTGACACCGGAATGTCGCCGCGACCTCTATGGACTAAGCAGCTACACGCCGAAACCCGTAGCCGGCGCCATCGACATTTCAGTCCTTGGTCTTAATGGAGACGC TGCAAGCCAGGCAGATCTCACAACCTTCCTCGAAACCTATCGAAGCGATGCATCTGGATACCAATTGCCAATCGCTGCCGCAAATGGCGCACAACCCGATCAGAACAACCCAAGCGCGGAATCGAATCTAGACGTTCAGACTACGGTGTCAGCGACGTATCCTTTAGTGAACCAATTTGTGTCTTTCCGGCAGTCCACCGCAGACGGCTTTGCAGAGGGAATGCAG TATTACATCGACTTGGCTGATAGCGATCGGCCGGGCGTGGTCAGCATTTCGTACGCCGCAAACGAAATCGATTACTCCGAGAGTCAAGCGCAAGCCATGTGTGCCGTCGCGCAGAAGCTCACGGCACTTGGAACGACAGTGGTTGTGGGCTCTGGGGACAATGGCGTTGACACTGTCCAGGGATACACTGCCCTATCTTGTGCTGATTCGTTCTTCCCGACGTACCCCTCTGGGTGCCCTTACATCCTTACGACCTCTGCCACGCAAGACTTTTCGCCCGAGTTCGCTGTTAACACGACAATTTCTCGATTCTGGACCGGATCTGGATTCAGCAACCTCTTCCCAGCGCCATCCTACCAAAGTGCCTACACCAGCGCGTACGTCGACTCGCTGGGCTCACGCTCAGCCGGCAAGTACAACAAAGCTGGACGGGGCATTCCCGACGTATCTGCGCAGGGTAGCAATTACCCAATCAGCTTCAACGGCCAGTTCGTCGTCGCTGGAGGCACCTCTGCTGCCACTCCTCTCATGGCAGCAGTACTTGCGCTCATCAATGACGCGAGGCGCGCAGTAGGCAAAGGCAGAGTCGGATACGTCCATCCGACTATTTACGGTAGTCAAGGCGCATTCACCGACATAATCTCAGGCGCGGCCTTTGGCTGCCCCGCCCCAGATGAGGACACTGGGTTGTATACGAGCGTCGGTTGGGACGCAGTGACTGGGCTTGGTACCCCTATCTTTAGCGGTCTAAGGTCGCTCTTCGGCGCCTGA